In a single window of the Nicotiana tomentosiformis chromosome 10, ASM39032v3, whole genome shotgun sequence genome:
- the LOC104116208 gene encoding cationic peroxidase 1-like, translating into MVSRSFLFLHVLIIFSLAVMAFSDLSDDFYEDVCPKALPTIKRVVEHAIRKERRMGASLLRLHFHDCFVNGCDASILLDQTATIDSEKTARANNNSARGFEVIDKIKSEVDKACGRPVVSCADILAVAARDSVVALHGPTWEVKLGRRDSTTASRSTANNDIPTPFMDLPALINNFKKQGLDEKDLVALSGGHTLGFAQCFTFRNRIYNETNNIESTFARQRQANCPRSGSDSNLASLDPTPALFDSKYFSNLVSKKGLLHSDQALFSGGKTDDLVKKYSKNLRTFSKDFAESMIKMGNIKPLTGKQGQIRVNCRKVTKQC; encoded by the exons ATGGTTTCACGTAGCTTCCTCTTTCTTCATGTGTTGATCATATTTTCTTTAGCAGTTATGGCATTTTCGGATTTATCAGATGATTTCTACGAGGATGTTTGCCCTAAAGCTTTACCAACAATTAAGCGGGTTGTGGAGCATGCAATTCGGAAAGAGAGACGAATGGGCGCTTCTCTGCTACGTCTACATTTTCATGATTGTTTCGTTAAT GGTTGTGATGCTTCGATTCTTCTTGACCAAACGGCGACTATTGACAGTGAAAAGACTGCTCGTGCTAATAACAATTCTGCTAGAGGATTTGAGGTGATTGATAAAATTAAGTCTGAGGTTGATAAAGCTTGTGGACGTCCAGTTGTATCTTGTGCGGATATCTTGGCAGTTGCAGCTCGTGACTCTGTAGTTGCT CTACATGGACCAACATGGGAAGTGAAATTGGGAAGAAGAGACTCCACTACAGCAAGTAGAAGCACAGCCAACAATGACATTCCAACTCCATTCATGGACTTACCTGCACTTATCAACAACTTCAAGAAACAAGGTTTGGATGAGAAGGACCTCGTCGCGCTCTCCGGTGGCCATACCCTAGGGTTTGCTCAGTGTTTCACCTTCAGAAATCGGATCTACAATGAGACTAATAACATTGAATCCACCTTTGCAAGGCAACGCCAAGCAAATTGTCCACGAAGTGGAAGTGATTCCAATCTTGCTTCCCTTGATCCAACACCTGCTCTTTTCGACTCGAAATATTTTAGTAACTTGGTGTCCAAGAAAGGGCTTTTGCACTCTGATCAAGCACTATTTAGTGGTGGAAAAACTGATGATCTTGTTAAAAAATATAGTAAGAACTTAAGGACTTTTTCCAAAGATTTTGCTGAGTCTATGATAAAGATGGGTAATATCAAGCCATTGACCGGGAAACAAGGCCAGATTCGAGTAAATTGCAGGAAGGTGACTAAGCAGTGCTAA